The following proteins are co-located in the Paenibacillus sp. FSL H8-0079 genome:
- a CDS encoding S-layer homology domain-containing protein, with amino-acid sequence MQQQGYKKNTIFRRANMILLVFLFVWATLPGLFGQAGVKASSCFENTEIDGAGQLWNLISTPQELDCVRQDLSGNFKLTNNISKEDMESFLMDSSTHTIRSWEPIEGADDEPFTGRFDGNGHSIEGLTTQIPDMEYVGLFARLKNANISNLKIVNANIVGNESVGVLAGRSDNSMIDKVHVTGLVSGYYRSGGLVGYSTGSLISGSSATVDVSSLESANGTFGGLIARSKNDIIVGNWASGNVLVQENADSAGGLIGKAENSSIARNYALGNVEGNYEVGGLIGELEYEKPMSIVNNYAVGKVISKGNGTNGDFSAEKIGGLFGALDLNFDEPNEILEIHSNYYGGSLEIIDDSTDGLSIDSGSVGAFLGEKGITNDHVEFLNNYFVSVNDPAFELDQSNYATGKTPAEMQLMDTFKEWDFNIIWDFQLGVNNDFPVLRPYPGNQTPAPAFEPGYPMLSTVTPSMTKIVVKLNKAGRVYFDNQPLDELSDQTSETTKLNAISQQAYVDVQANEEKAYLIKDLSPGTDYSIFITAEDTQSKLVDYPEKRNYKTHKASPIIPHNVIATADDGQAMLTWTFEQGAMYELYLYEGSEGPEDPEDWVAVGNYQNQFVTGLTNGISYVFAVKAYYIEDGSVSEFIPSNMVTPQAAGTPVLPDAPETIVAQAGDGKATVYWAGVINVNQFVLYKYQGTQAPQDTKDWIKVKSGIEAASYTVDGLTNGLPYVFAIRSSNENGLSNYKVSGPVTPKGSGNEGGGTPTPGPTPTPSPSPSTPVVTPAPQKEVIKVNVENGDQAATVASLEISRTRGTDGTVKDELQLNQSKAQSIIDQLKQTGSNTAVILIPDAKDEVSQWDLTLSSGSSALLAEQGVNLVISNPNVRITVPASSLKDSTDDIYFRLVPIKKEAERADIQTRAQANESIIQFAGTKDIQILGRPMTIETNLQSRPVTLVLPVVANQLAGVNSKELGVYIEHSDGTKQLVHGKLVTLNSDNQQGVEIEVDHFSTFSIVKVKDWADNTLKEQPYIQGYADGSFRPERSVTRAEMATLISRVLGTSIAEGNHTFKDVKSTHWAQSAIAAAAQSGYVKGYTDGSFKPDQAMTRAELASVLQHLLKTEQTDDTTSTFNDVNNHWAQQAIAQLNAAGVITGYADGTFRPGQPVTRAEAVTMLNKLIGLESATNAARQWSDVPNTHWAYKAIEAASISQ; translated from the coding sequence ATGCAGCAGCAAGGTTACAAGAAAAACACTATTTTCAGGAGAGCAAATATGATATTACTGGTCTTCTTATTTGTCTGGGCCACCTTGCCCGGATTATTTGGACAGGCTGGGGTTAAGGCGAGTAGCTGTTTTGAAAACACAGAGATAGATGGGGCAGGTCAGCTATGGAATTTAATATCTACTCCCCAGGAATTGGACTGTGTACGGCAAGATTTGAGTGGAAATTTCAAATTAACTAATAATATTTCGAAAGAAGACATGGAAAGCTTTTTGATGGATTCTAGCACTCACACGATTCGCTCTTGGGAGCCTATTGAAGGGGCAGATGATGAACCTTTTACAGGGAGATTTGATGGAAACGGTCATAGTATAGAGGGTTTGACGACGCAGATACCAGATATGGAATATGTGGGTCTCTTCGCCAGACTGAAAAATGCAAACATCAGTAATTTGAAAATCGTTAATGCGAATATTGTTGGTAATGAATCTGTAGGTGTACTTGCGGGAAGATCCGATAATTCAATGATAGATAAGGTCCATGTAACCGGGCTGGTCAGTGGTTATTATCGGTCAGGAGGATTAGTAGGCTATTCTACTGGAAGTCTCATTAGTGGTAGCAGCGCAACGGTGGATGTATCTAGCCTTGAGAGTGCTAATGGAACGTTTGGAGGATTAATAGCTAGAAGTAAAAATGATATCATCGTCGGCAACTGGGCTTCTGGAAATGTATTGGTCCAAGAAAACGCCGATTCCGCTGGTGGATTAATTGGAAAAGCGGAGAACAGTAGCATCGCACGTAATTACGCGTTGGGCAATGTGGAGGGAAATTATGAGGTCGGGGGCCTCATTGGTGAATTAGAATATGAAAAGCCAATGAGTATTGTTAATAACTACGCTGTCGGCAAAGTTATATCCAAAGGTAATGGTACAAATGGAGACTTTAGTGCCGAGAAAATTGGGGGTTTGTTTGGCGCACTGGATTTAAACTTTGATGAGCCTAATGAAATCCTTGAAATTCATAGTAATTACTATGGAGGCTCTCTTGAAATCATAGACGACAGTACGGATGGACTTAGTATTGATTCAGGCAGTGTGGGTGCTTTTCTGGGTGAAAAGGGCATTACTAACGATCATGTGGAGTTTTTAAACAACTATTTTGTATCGGTTAATGATCCAGCATTTGAGCTTGACCAATCTAACTATGCTACAGGAAAAACTCCAGCTGAAATGCAACTTATGGATACTTTTAAAGAATGGGACTTCAATATTATTTGGGATTTCCAACTAGGAGTAAACAATGATTTCCCTGTATTACGGCCATATCCTGGTAACCAAACACCAGCACCAGCTTTTGAACCGGGTTATCCAATGTTGAGTACAGTTACGCCGTCAATGACCAAAATAGTCGTGAAGCTTAATAAGGCTGGAAGAGTATATTTTGACAATCAGCCTCTGGATGAATTATCCGACCAGACAAGTGAAACCACAAAGTTAAATGCAATAAGTCAACAAGCTTATGTTGATGTGCAAGCAAATGAAGAAAAAGCATATCTCATTAAAGATTTGAGTCCTGGTACTGATTATAGTATTTTTATTACTGCTGAGGACACACAGAGTAAATTAGTAGACTATCCAGAAAAAAGGAATTACAAAACTCATAAAGCTTCACCAATCATTCCGCATAATGTCATCGCAACGGCAGATGATGGTCAAGCGATGTTAACATGGACATTTGAACAAGGTGCTATGTACGAGTTATATCTATATGAAGGAAGCGAAGGACCAGAAGATCCAGAGGATTGGGTCGCGGTAGGAAACTATCAGAATCAGTTTGTTACAGGGCTGACGAACGGTATATCTTATGTCTTTGCTGTCAAAGCATATTATATCGAGGATGGTAGTGTATCCGAATTCATCCCATCCAATATGGTTACACCACAAGCAGCTGGGACGCCAGTGCTACCTGATGCACCTGAAACTATTGTTGCACAAGCTGGAGATGGAAAAGCTACTGTCTATTGGGCTGGAGTAATCAATGTAAATCAATTTGTACTCTATAAATATCAAGGAACCCAAGCCCCCCAAGATACGAAAGATTGGATTAAGGTTAAAAGTGGTATTGAAGCCGCATCTTATACTGTTGATGGGTTAACGAATGGTCTTCCTTATGTATTTGCAATACGATCATCGAATGAGAATGGGCTATCCAATTATAAGGTGTCCGGTCCTGTTACACCTAAAGGATCAGGAAATGAAGGTGGCGGAACACCTACACCAGGACCAACACCAACGCCTTCTCCATCACCATCTACACCTGTTGTAACTCCGGCACCGCAGAAGGAAGTTATTAAGGTAAACGTCGAGAATGGAGATCAAGCTGCTACCGTTGCATCGTTGGAGATCAGTCGCACTCGGGGAACAGATGGTACAGTGAAAGACGAACTTCAGCTCAATCAGAGTAAAGCACAGTCAATCATCGATCAGTTGAAGCAGACGGGTTCTAACACAGCAGTTATTCTTATTCCGGATGCAAAGGACGAAGTATCGCAATGGGACCTGACTCTTTCTTCAGGATCGTCTGCGTTGTTGGCTGAGCAAGGTGTGAACCTGGTTATTTCTAACCCTAACGTTCGTATCACAGTTCCAGCCAGCTCTCTTAAAGATAGTACAGATGATATCTACTTCCGACTGGTACCCATCAAAAAAGAGGCTGAACGTGCAGATATTCAAACGAGAGCACAAGCTAATGAGTCGATTATACAATTCGCAGGTACAAAGGATATTCAGATTCTTGGCCGTCCAATGACCATCGAAACCAATTTGCAGAGTCGTCCTGTAACGCTCGTATTGCCGGTTGTAGCTAACCAGCTTGCAGGTGTGAACTCTAAAGAGCTGGGTGTGTATATCGAGCACAGTGACGGGACTAAGCAACTTGTACACGGTAAACTGGTTACACTAAATAGTGATAATCAACAAGGTGTGGAGATTGAAGTAGACCATTTCAGTACGTTCTCCATTGTTAAAGTAAAAGACTGGGCAGACAACACCCTGAAAGAACAGCCTTATATTCAAGGGTATGCTGATGGCAGTTTCAGACCGGAACGCTCCGTAACTCGTGCGGAGATGGCTACGTTGATTTCCCGTGTTCTGGGTACGTCAATAGCGGAAGGGAATCACACGTTTAAAGACGTGAAATCTACTCACTGGGCACAATCGGCCATCGCGGCCGCTGCACAATCTGGTTATGTTAAAGGCTACACAGACGGCAGTTTTAAGCCGGATCAAGCAATGACTCGTGCCGAATTGGCAAGCGTGTTACAGCACTTGCTGAAGACCGAACAGACAGATGATACAACGAGTACATTTAATGATGTGAACAATCATTGGGCGCAGCAAGCCATAGCTCAGCTCAATGCAGCAGGAGTGATAACAGGATATGCGGATGGTACCTTCCGTCCTGGGCAGCCTGTAACTCGCGCTGAAGCTGTTACGATGCTCAACAAACTGATAGGTCTTGAATCTGCAACGAATGCAGCAAGACAGTGGTCGGATGTGCCGAATACACATTGGGCTTATAAAGCAATTGAAGCGGCATCAATCAGTCAATAA
- a CDS encoding Fe-Mn family superoxide dismutase: MNWYEYGHLLPLRILEEIRFWKEQEKEHTLVIRALVPDLEPAYVKLLEEWEATFANSERVANQILKQLLPATHPPAPYIIRCIDQLVAAARQQSREFIKQLYVLLEQSAAVQAVPLAKVLILHFIRESEYFLGVLDTLGQPGILRETDSEPSLLLENALHASGSGSVHRQASETPISPEGNVNAPVASAQIQSAALQPSPSESASSQPVSTSPPVKEKPVPIGGHTLPPLPYAYNALEPHIDELTMRIHHDKHHQSYVDGLNVAEKKLAESRKKNNFELIKHWERELAFNGAGHYLHTIFWTIMNPVGGGKPSGMLAEQIKRDFGSYEAFKNQFTEAANKVEGSGWAMLVWSPRAHRLEILQAEKHQNLSQSDIVPLLPLDVWEHAYYLKHQNERKKYIEDWWNVVYWPAVAERYETARKLLWPPY; encoded by the coding sequence ATGAACTGGTATGAATATGGTCACCTGCTGCCTCTGCGGATATTGGAGGAAATTCGTTTCTGGAAAGAGCAGGAGAAGGAACATACGCTCGTTATTCGTGCACTGGTTCCTGATCTGGAGCCCGCATACGTCAAGCTATTGGAGGAATGGGAGGCTACCTTTGCAAACAGTGAGCGAGTAGCGAATCAGATTTTAAAACAACTATTACCCGCAACCCATCCGCCCGCTCCTTACATCATTCGTTGTATCGATCAACTTGTGGCGGCAGCTCGTCAGCAATCAAGGGAGTTCATCAAACAGCTGTATGTTCTTCTGGAGCAAAGTGCTGCTGTGCAAGCTGTTCCGCTTGCCAAAGTACTCATTCTGCATTTTATCCGCGAATCGGAGTATTTTCTGGGGGTATTGGATACGCTCGGTCAACCTGGCATCTTGCGAGAAACGGATTCCGAGCCATCACTTTTGCTGGAAAATGCATTACATGCCTCAGGGTCAGGAAGCGTCCATCGCCAAGCTTCAGAAACTCCAATTTCCCCAGAGGGAAATGTAAATGCACCTGTTGCTTCAGCTCAGATCCAATCCGCAGCACTTCAGCCTTCACCCAGCGAAAGTGCTTCGAGCCAGCCTGTTTCTACCTCACCTCCCGTCAAAGAAAAGCCGGTTCCCATTGGTGGTCACACACTGCCGCCCCTCCCCTATGCGTACAATGCGCTGGAGCCGCATATTGATGAGCTGACGATGCGTATCCACCATGACAAACACCATCAATCCTATGTGGACGGACTAAATGTAGCGGAGAAGAAGCTGGCGGAATCGCGAAAAAAGAATAACTTTGAACTCATCAAGCACTGGGAACGTGAACTCGCCTTTAACGGGGCAGGTCACTATCTGCATACGATCTTCTGGACGATTATGAACCCTGTTGGCGGGGGGAAACCTTCCGGTATGCTCGCAGAGCAGATCAAGCGGGATTTCGGAAGTTATGAAGCGTTTAAGAATCAATTCACGGAAGCTGCGAACAAGGTGGAAGGCAGTGGCTGGGCGATGCTTGTCTGGAGCCCGAGAGCACACCGTTTGGAGATTTTGCAGGCGGAAAAACACCAGAACCTGTCCCAGTCCGACATCGTACCACTCCTGCCACTGGATGTGTGGGAACACGCCTACTATCTGAAGCATCAGAACGAACGCAAAAAGTATATTGAAGACTGGTGGAATGTGGTCTACTGGCCAGCTGTGGCAGAGCGGTATGAAACAGCACGCAAGCTGTTGTGGCCGCCTTATTAA